Proteins from one Panicum virgatum strain AP13 chromosome 7K, P.virgatum_v5, whole genome shotgun sequence genomic window:
- the LOC120642354 gene encoding snakin-2-like — translation MAPSKLAVAVALVATLLLLSNSNIEAAPGGGYPPAPPVGPPPHQIVDPAKDCGGACDVRCGAHSRKNRCTRACLTCCKACRCVPAGTAGNQETCGKCYTDWTTHGNRTKCP, via the exons ATGGCGCCCAGCAAGCTCGCAGTGGCCGTCGCCTTGGTGGCGACTCTCCTCCttctcagcaacagcaacatcGAG gctgctcccggcggcggctACCCGCCGGCTCCCCCCGTCGGGCCTCCGCCGCACCAGATCGTCGACCCCGCCAAAG aCTGCGGCGGCGCCTGCGACGTGCGGTGCGGCGCGCACTCGCGCAAGAACCGGTGCACCCGGGCGTGCCTCACGTGCTGCAAAGCCTGCCGCTGCGTGCCGGCGGGCACGGCCGGCAACCAGGAGACCTGCGGCAAGTGCTACACTGACTGGACCACGCACGGCAACAGGACCAAGTGCCCgtga